The bacterium genome has a segment encoding these proteins:
- a CDS encoding RNA polymerase sigma factor, producing MPKQLRPQEQFLAAYDEFSNSVLQHCTFRISDSERAKDLTQETFMKVWEYIAEGNEVRNMRALVFHVLRNLIIDEYRGRKKKSFSLEALKEEGFDPPVMGDSHILVESDTRIVTKAMHELPDNYREVLLLRYIDELPVKEVAELVGESENAISVRIHRGLKILRKNLGIEETV from the coding sequence GCAAGAACAATTTCTTGCCGCATACGATGAGTTTTCAAATTCAGTGCTCCAACACTGCACCTTTCGTATATCTGATTCAGAACGTGCCAAAGATCTCACTCAAGAAACATTCATGAAAGTATGGGAATACATTGCAGAAGGAAATGAAGTGCGCAATATGAGAGCACTCGTGTTCCATGTTTTGCGAAATCTCATTATCGATGAATACCGGGGAAGAAAGAAAAAATCTTTTTCGCTTGAGGCACTTAAAGAAGAAGGATTTGATCCTCCGGTTATGGGCGACAGTCACATTCTTGTCGAAAGCGACACACGGATTGTGACGAAAGCAATGCATGAATTGCCGGATAATTATCGCGAGGTGCTTCTTCTTCGCTATATAGACGAGCTTCCTGTGAAAGAAGTTGCGGAACTGGTCGGCGAGTCTGAAAATGCGATCTCGGTGCGGATTCATCGCGGACTTAAGATATTGAGAAAGAATTTAGGTATTGAAGAAACAGTATGA